A genomic region of Thunnus albacares chromosome 2, fThuAlb1.1, whole genome shotgun sequence contains the following coding sequences:
- the fkbp15b gene encoding FK506-binding protein 15 isoform X4 — MFGGDDEDGDFLSPTGGAKLASLFGLDQEASQGNESFQYTAPKQPRKSSNPAPATQKPAAPPGAPAVLMATAVQAFRYINGQYVKQGKLGAAVLGNHTTKEYKLLLYLSQQKQVTAAKIHIGFIFTVQPNNYCTFYDDQRQNWSLMFESEKASSDFCKEVCLGKVNSATSLDTVVVQELSLGEGQAVENGDSLEVVYTGWLLQNHTIGQIFDSNQNKDKLLRLKIGAGKVIKGWEEGMLGMKKAGRRLVIIPPNLAYGSKGIPDRVPANSTLIFEAELRRVKFSKDSGSDRASASSRDSAAPSPAPSPAPSMENLAPEPPVQMTVSGPGRPGDPPLRAKSNSLSEQLANPDATKAKLISRMAKMGQPMLPFLTGVASQPESSDSELEDTSGGRAKDQPAAPSPVQISAAAPGSAHVSPAVHPHPQAAPPSALLPVMTAVAPQPGLPGNTHAFQPYSYTQTSVAPTQLQPVGQVYPAQTVPYMGSSDVTSFLMTEARQHNTEIRLSVGKVADKVDQLASKIDDLQRQGSLSMSVPSMSMETSMIMHNIQRIIQENECLKKEVFEKSSRIEEQNRKIGELINQNQRYMEQSNLLLEQRNDSLKSSSEQNQARLLQAEQDKVRLTEDLASSTARLSQLQLEASAHQQKAVELQTKLNSALQDSESHCQRIAALQTQLEELKEAAERAQTQYRSEKQQRKEMELRVNNTEEEVQDLKTDKESLERTLSERKRKWQAERQRRDEEVEELRRSNQQELDNLRVQLRKARTSTDNAASEQLCQLQAELEEEWKGKCEQVLASAKEQHGREVAELTEQRDALQEKITQLQEKFTVLKQSRDSEEQSLLQHQGQTEELRALQEKYTALEQQAAAVREKLERRVAELENKLTEQENSGDTAAEVKRVMNGVFHSLRGEFDLGESYSGQAVLGVIVSTIKNVTLQLLSGTERSSPRPSKKVESAEEEEEAESDDAKQKEEKSPQNVHVNGERGVREEEKEEEHEAESKSHQLSEARAHQEVAVVKETETVTDLETQKQSEAVEATDPVSSTESEVQQEQGERSVPQTSTEKKDSSQSAAPEDGPHVSSPAEVRQETQKESEGNEVDKESVNNGEHQEETNSAPQKPFGPPAHPPPPPNALQSSAGEDTSLTGGMGEENGEEPFFQSTTPAKPPAPPSEEEEEDELSLKGRPPPAPLFGDDEEEEDLDWLN; from the exons ATGTTCGGCGGAGACGATGAAGACGGAGACTTCTTGTCTCCCACAGGAGG GGCCAAGTTGGCTTCCCTGTTCGGACTAGACCAAGAAGCCAGTCAGGGGAACGAGTCGTTCCAGTACACGGCGCCCAAACAGCCCAGAAAGAGCTCAAATCCAG CACCAGCTACCCAGAAACCCGCTGCACCACCTGGAGCTCCTGCAGTGTTAATGGCCACAGCGGTCCAAGCCTTCAGATA TATTAACGGACAGTATGTGAAGCAGGGAAAGCTGGGAGCAGCCGTTCTGGGCAACCACACAACAAAAGAG tacAAGCTGCTTCTATACTTGAGCCAGCAGAAACAAGTGACCGCTGCCAAGATTCACATCGGCTTCATTTTCACG GTACAACCAAACAATTACTGCACTTTTTATGATGACCAGAGGCAGAACTGGTCCCTGATGTTTGAATCAGAGAAAGCTTCATCAGACTTCTGCAAAGAG GTATGTTTGGGGAAAGTGAACAGCGCCACCTCCTTGGATACGGTGGTGGTTCAGGAGCTGAGTCTCGGGGAGGGCCAGGCTGTGGAGAACGGAGACTCTCTGGAGGTGGTGTACACAGGCTGGCTCCTGCAGAACCACACCATCGGACAG ATCTTTGACTCCAACCAGAACAAAGACAAGCTGCTACGACTGAAAATTGGAGCTGGAAAAGTGATTAAG GGATGGGAGGAAGGGATGCTGGGGATGAAGAAGGCTGGCCGTCGTCTCGTTATTATCCCACCCAACCTTGCCTATGGATCCAAGGGAATCCCCGACCGCGTCCCGGCTAACAGCACTCTTATTTTTGAAGCAGAGCTTCGACGG GTGAAGTTTTCCAAGGACAGTGGGTCTGATCGGGCCAGTGCCAGCTCCAGAGACTCAGCTGCTCCCTCCCCAGCTCCGTCCCCAGCCCCCAGCATGGAGAATCTGGCTCCAGAGCCCCCAGTACAGATGACTGTCTCGGGCCCAGGCAGACCAGG ggACCCACCGCTTCGTGCAAAGTCGAACTCTCTCAGTGAACAGCTGGCA AATCCAGACGCCACAAAGGCCAAGCTCATCTCTCGCATGGCGAAGATGGGTCAGCCCATGTTGCCCTTCCTGACGGGAGTGGCGAGCCAGCCGGAATCCAGTGACTCTGAGCTGGAG GACACCAGTGGTGGCAGAGCGAAGGATCAGCCTGCTGCTCCGTCTCCAGTGCagatctctgctgctgctccaggtTCAGCACATG TTTCTCCTGCAGTACATCCCCATCCTCAAGCTGCTCCACCTTCTGCCTTACTTCCTGTCATGACCGCTGTTGCCCCACAGCCTGGGTTGCCAGGCAACACCCACGCCTTTCAG CCTTACTCCTACACACAGACCTCTGTGGCTCCAACTCAGCTGCAGCCTGTTGGCCAGGTGTACCCTGCACAAACTGTCCCCTACATGG GCTCCAGCGATGTGACTTCCTTCTTGATGACCGAGGCCCGGCAGCACAATACAGAGATCCGGTTATCTGTGGGAAAAGTAGCAGATAAAGTGGATCAGCTGGCCTCAAAG ATAGACGACCTTCAAAGGCAGGGAAGTCTCTCCATGAGTGTTCCTAGTATGTCGATGGAAACCTCCATGATCATGCACAACATCCAAAGAATCATCCAG gagAATGAATGTTTAAAGAAGGAAGTCTTTGAGAAAAGCTCTCGTATTGAGGAGCAAAACCGCAAGATCGGCGAACTCATTAACCAGAACCAGAG GTACATGGAGCAGAGCAACCTGCTTCTGGAGCAGAGGAACGACTCCCTCAAATCCTCCAGTGAACAGAATCAGGCCAGACTGCTGCAGGCCGAGCAGGACAAG GTCCGTCTGACGGAGGATCTGGCTTCGTCCACTGCCCGGTTGTCTCAGCTACAGCTTGAAGCTTCTGCACATCAGCAGAAGGCTGTGGAGCTGCAGACTAAACTGAACTCGGCGCTGCAGGACAGTGAGAGCCACTGCCAACGTATCGCCGCCCTGCAAACACAGCTGGAAG AGCTGaaggaggcagcagagagagCTCAGACTCAGTACCGCTCAGAGAAGCAACAACGCAAAGAGATGGAGCTGAGAGTCAACAACACGGAGGAGGAAGTGCAGGACCTGAAGACTGATAAAGAGAGCCTGGAACGA ACGCTTtcggagaggaagaggaagtggcAGGCTGAGCGTCAGCGTCGGGACGAGGAGGTGGAAGAGCTCCGTAGGAGCAACCAGCAGGAGCTGGACAACCTCAGAGTTCAGCTTCGCAAAGCCAGAACCAGCACTGACAACGCCGCGTCTGAACAG TTGTGTCAGCTGCAGgcggagctggaggaggagtgGAAGGGGAAGTGTGAGCAGGTGTTGGCCTCGGCTAAAGAGCAACATGGCAGAGAGGTGGCTGAGCTGACGGAGCAGAGAGACGCTCTGCAGGAGAAGATCACCCAGCTACAGGAAAAG TTTACGGTTCTCAAGCAGTCAAGAGATTCAGAAGAACAGAGTTTGCTGCAACACCAGGGACAGACTGAGGAGCTGCGGGCGCTTCAGGAAAAA TACACAGCCCTGGAGCAGCAAGCAGCAGCTGTAAGGGAGAAACTGGAGAGAAGAGTGGCTGAACTGGAGAACAAACTGACAGAGCAAGAGAACTCAGGAGATACTGCAGCAGAG GTGAAGCGTGTGATGAACGGTGTGTTTCATTCTCTGCGAGGGGAGTTTGACCTCGGTGAATCTTACAGTGGCCAGGCTGTGCTGGGGGTGATTGTTAGCACCATTAAG aatgTAACTCTGCAGCTGCTCAGCGGCACAGAAAGATCCTCACCGAGACCAAGTAAGAAGGTCGAGtcagcagaggaagaggaggaagcagaaAGTGACGATGcgaaacaaaaagaggagaaatctCCACAGAATGTACATGtgaatggagagagaggagtgagagaggaagaaaaggaggaagagcaCGAGGCCGAATCAAAGTCTCACCAGCTCAGCGAGGCCCGTGCGCATCAGGAAGTAGCAGTGGTGAAGGAGACGGAAACGGTTACTGATTTAGAGACACAAAAGCAGTCTGAAGCTGTAGAGGCGACAGATCCAGTTTCATCCACAGAGTCAGAAGTACAGCAGGAGCAGGGAGAACGCTCTGTTCCTCAAACATctacagagaaaaaagacagcagTCAGTCTGCAGCTCCAGAGGATGGACCTCATGTGAGTTCACCAGCTGAGGTCAGACAGGAAACTCAAAAGGAGTCAGAAGGAAATGAAGTGGATAAGGAGAGTGTGAATAATGGAGAGCATCAAGAAGAAACAAATTCTGCTCCTCAGAAACCCTTCGGACCCCCTGCTcacccacctccaccaccaAATGCACTTCAGAGCAGTGCAGGAGAGGACACGAG TCTGACTGGGGGAATGGGTGAGGAAAATGGAGAGGAGCCATTTTTCCAGAGCACAACTCCTGCCAAACCCCCCGCACCGCCCagcgaggaggaagaggaggatgagctG AGCTTGAAGGGGCGTCCACCACCAGCTCCACTGTTTggtgatgatgaggaagaggaggatctAGACTGGCTGAACTGA
- the fkbp15b gene encoding FK506-binding protein 15 isoform X2, producing the protein MQTGCPSSSQFLTIGDEGLKAFNMSVLGDTNDYLWKEFQGAKLASLFGLDQEASQGNESFQYTAPKQPRKSSNPAPATQKPAAPPGAPAVLMATAVQAFRYINGQYVKQGKLGAAVLGNHTTKEYKLLLYLSQQKQVTAAKIHIGFIFTVQPNNYCTFYDDQRQNWSLMFESEKASSDFCKEVCLGKVNSATSLDTVVVQELSLGEGQAVENGDSLEVVYTGWLLQNHTIGQIFDSNQNKDKLLRLKIGAGKVIKGWEEGMLGMKKAGRRLVIIPPNLAYGSKGIPDRVPANSTLIFEAELRRVKFSKDSGSDRASASSRDSAAPSPAPSPAPSMENLAPEPPVQMTVSGPGRPGDPPLRAKSNSLSEQLANPDATKAKLISRMAKMGQPMLPFLTGVASQPESSDSELEDTSGGRAKDQPAAPSPVQISAAAPGSAHVHPHPQAAPPSALLPVMTAVAPQPGLPGNTHAFQPYSYTQTSVAPTQLQPVGQVYPAQTVPYMGSSDVTSFLMTEARQHNTEIRLSVGKVADKVDQLASKIDDLQRQGSLSMSVPSMSMETSMIMHNIQRIIQENECLKKEVFEKSSRIEEQNRKIGELINQNQRYMEQSNLLLEQRNDSLKSSSEQNQARLLQAEQDKVRLTEDLASSTARLSQLQLEASAHQQKAVELQTKLNSALQDSESHCQRIAALQTQLEELKEAAERAQTQYRSEKQQRKEMELRVNNTEEEVQDLKTDKESLERTLSERKRKWQAERQRRDEEVEELRRSNQQELDNLRVQLRKARTSTDNAASEQLCQLQAELEEEWKGKCEQVLASAKEQHGREVAELTEQRDALQEKITQLQEKFTVLKQSRDSEEQSLLQHQGQTEELRALQEKYTALEQQAAAVREKLERRVAELENKLTEQENSGDTAAEVKRVMNGVFHSLRGEFDLGESYSGQAVLGVIVSTIKNVTLQLLSGTERSSPRPSKKVESAEEEEEAESDDAKQKEEKSPQNVHVNGERGVREEEKEEEHEAESKSHQLSEARAHQEVAVVKETETVTDLETQKQSEAVEATDPVSSTESEVQQEQGERSVPQTSTEKKDSSQSAAPEDGPHVSSPAEVRQETQKESEGNEVDKESVNNGEHQEETNSAPQKPFGPPAHPPPPPNALQSSAGEDTSLTGGMGEENGEEPFFQSTTPAKPPAPPSEEEEEDELSLKGRPPPAPLFGDDEEEEDLDWLN; encoded by the exons atgcaaacaggcTGCCCCTCCTCATCCCAGTTCCTTACCATCGGAGATGAGGGCCTCAAGGCTTTCAACATGTCTGTTCTAGGAGATACCAATGACTACCTGTGGAAGGAGTTCCAGGG GGCCAAGTTGGCTTCCCTGTTCGGACTAGACCAAGAAGCCAGTCAGGGGAACGAGTCGTTCCAGTACACGGCGCCCAAACAGCCCAGAAAGAGCTCAAATCCAG CACCAGCTACCCAGAAACCCGCTGCACCACCTGGAGCTCCTGCAGTGTTAATGGCCACAGCGGTCCAAGCCTTCAGATA TATTAACGGACAGTATGTGAAGCAGGGAAAGCTGGGAGCAGCCGTTCTGGGCAACCACACAACAAAAGAG tacAAGCTGCTTCTATACTTGAGCCAGCAGAAACAAGTGACCGCTGCCAAGATTCACATCGGCTTCATTTTCACG GTACAACCAAACAATTACTGCACTTTTTATGATGACCAGAGGCAGAACTGGTCCCTGATGTTTGAATCAGAGAAAGCTTCATCAGACTTCTGCAAAGAG GTATGTTTGGGGAAAGTGAACAGCGCCACCTCCTTGGATACGGTGGTGGTTCAGGAGCTGAGTCTCGGGGAGGGCCAGGCTGTGGAGAACGGAGACTCTCTGGAGGTGGTGTACACAGGCTGGCTCCTGCAGAACCACACCATCGGACAG ATCTTTGACTCCAACCAGAACAAAGACAAGCTGCTACGACTGAAAATTGGAGCTGGAAAAGTGATTAAG GGATGGGAGGAAGGGATGCTGGGGATGAAGAAGGCTGGCCGTCGTCTCGTTATTATCCCACCCAACCTTGCCTATGGATCCAAGGGAATCCCCGACCGCGTCCCGGCTAACAGCACTCTTATTTTTGAAGCAGAGCTTCGACGG GTGAAGTTTTCCAAGGACAGTGGGTCTGATCGGGCCAGTGCCAGCTCCAGAGACTCAGCTGCTCCCTCCCCAGCTCCGTCCCCAGCCCCCAGCATGGAGAATCTGGCTCCAGAGCCCCCAGTACAGATGACTGTCTCGGGCCCAGGCAGACCAGG ggACCCACCGCTTCGTGCAAAGTCGAACTCTCTCAGTGAACAGCTGGCA AATCCAGACGCCACAAAGGCCAAGCTCATCTCTCGCATGGCGAAGATGGGTCAGCCCATGTTGCCCTTCCTGACGGGAGTGGCGAGCCAGCCGGAATCCAGTGACTCTGAGCTGGAG GACACCAGTGGTGGCAGAGCGAAGGATCAGCCTGCTGCTCCGTCTCCAGTGCagatctctgctgctgctccaggtTCAGCACATG TACATCCCCATCCTCAAGCTGCTCCACCTTCTGCCTTACTTCCTGTCATGACCGCTGTTGCCCCACAGCCTGGGTTGCCAGGCAACACCCACGCCTTTCAG CCTTACTCCTACACACAGACCTCTGTGGCTCCAACTCAGCTGCAGCCTGTTGGCCAGGTGTACCCTGCACAAACTGTCCCCTACATGG GCTCCAGCGATGTGACTTCCTTCTTGATGACCGAGGCCCGGCAGCACAATACAGAGATCCGGTTATCTGTGGGAAAAGTAGCAGATAAAGTGGATCAGCTGGCCTCAAAG ATAGACGACCTTCAAAGGCAGGGAAGTCTCTCCATGAGTGTTCCTAGTATGTCGATGGAAACCTCCATGATCATGCACAACATCCAAAGAATCATCCAG gagAATGAATGTTTAAAGAAGGAAGTCTTTGAGAAAAGCTCTCGTATTGAGGAGCAAAACCGCAAGATCGGCGAACTCATTAACCAGAACCAGAG GTACATGGAGCAGAGCAACCTGCTTCTGGAGCAGAGGAACGACTCCCTCAAATCCTCCAGTGAACAGAATCAGGCCAGACTGCTGCAGGCCGAGCAGGACAAG GTCCGTCTGACGGAGGATCTGGCTTCGTCCACTGCCCGGTTGTCTCAGCTACAGCTTGAAGCTTCTGCACATCAGCAGAAGGCTGTGGAGCTGCAGACTAAACTGAACTCGGCGCTGCAGGACAGTGAGAGCCACTGCCAACGTATCGCCGCCCTGCAAACACAGCTGGAAG AGCTGaaggaggcagcagagagagCTCAGACTCAGTACCGCTCAGAGAAGCAACAACGCAAAGAGATGGAGCTGAGAGTCAACAACACGGAGGAGGAAGTGCAGGACCTGAAGACTGATAAAGAGAGCCTGGAACGA ACGCTTtcggagaggaagaggaagtggcAGGCTGAGCGTCAGCGTCGGGACGAGGAGGTGGAAGAGCTCCGTAGGAGCAACCAGCAGGAGCTGGACAACCTCAGAGTTCAGCTTCGCAAAGCCAGAACCAGCACTGACAACGCCGCGTCTGAACAG TTGTGTCAGCTGCAGgcggagctggaggaggagtgGAAGGGGAAGTGTGAGCAGGTGTTGGCCTCGGCTAAAGAGCAACATGGCAGAGAGGTGGCTGAGCTGACGGAGCAGAGAGACGCTCTGCAGGAGAAGATCACCCAGCTACAGGAAAAG TTTACGGTTCTCAAGCAGTCAAGAGATTCAGAAGAACAGAGTTTGCTGCAACACCAGGGACAGACTGAGGAGCTGCGGGCGCTTCAGGAAAAA TACACAGCCCTGGAGCAGCAAGCAGCAGCTGTAAGGGAGAAACTGGAGAGAAGAGTGGCTGAACTGGAGAACAAACTGACAGAGCAAGAGAACTCAGGAGATACTGCAGCAGAG GTGAAGCGTGTGATGAACGGTGTGTTTCATTCTCTGCGAGGGGAGTTTGACCTCGGTGAATCTTACAGTGGCCAGGCTGTGCTGGGGGTGATTGTTAGCACCATTAAG aatgTAACTCTGCAGCTGCTCAGCGGCACAGAAAGATCCTCACCGAGACCAAGTAAGAAGGTCGAGtcagcagaggaagaggaggaagcagaaAGTGACGATGcgaaacaaaaagaggagaaatctCCACAGAATGTACATGtgaatggagagagaggagtgagagaggaagaaaaggaggaagagcaCGAGGCCGAATCAAAGTCTCACCAGCTCAGCGAGGCCCGTGCGCATCAGGAAGTAGCAGTGGTGAAGGAGACGGAAACGGTTACTGATTTAGAGACACAAAAGCAGTCTGAAGCTGTAGAGGCGACAGATCCAGTTTCATCCACAGAGTCAGAAGTACAGCAGGAGCAGGGAGAACGCTCTGTTCCTCAAACATctacagagaaaaaagacagcagTCAGTCTGCAGCTCCAGAGGATGGACCTCATGTGAGTTCACCAGCTGAGGTCAGACAGGAAACTCAAAAGGAGTCAGAAGGAAATGAAGTGGATAAGGAGAGTGTGAATAATGGAGAGCATCAAGAAGAAACAAATTCTGCTCCTCAGAAACCCTTCGGACCCCCTGCTcacccacctccaccaccaAATGCACTTCAGAGCAGTGCAGGAGAGGACACGAG TCTGACTGGGGGAATGGGTGAGGAAAATGGAGAGGAGCCATTTTTCCAGAGCACAACTCCTGCCAAACCCCCCGCACCGCCCagcgaggaggaagaggaggatgagctG AGCTTGAAGGGGCGTCCACCACCAGCTCCACTGTTTggtgatgatgaggaagaggaggatctAGACTGGCTGAACTGA
- the fkbp15b gene encoding FK506-binding protein 15 isoform X3 yields MQTGCPSSSQFLTIGDEGLKAFNMSVLGDTNDYLWKEFQGAKLASLFGLDQEASQGNESFQYTAPKQPRKSSNPAPATQKPAAPPGAPAVLMATAVQAFRYINGQYVKQGKLGAAVLGNHTTKEYKLLLYLSQQKQVTAAKIHIGFIFTVQPNNYCTFYDDQRQNWSLMFESEKASSDFCKEVCLGKVNSATSLDTVVVQELSLGEGQAVENGDSLEVVYTGWLLQNHTIGQIFDSNQNKDKLLRLKIGAGKVIKGWEEGMLGMKKAGRRLVIIPPNLAYGSKGIPDRVPANSTLIFEAELRRVKFSKDSGSDRASASSRDSAAPSPAPSPAPSMENLAPEPPVQMTVSGPGRPGDPPLRAKSNSLSEQLANPDATKAKLISRMAKMGQPMLPFLTGVASQPESSDSELEDTSGGRAKDQPAAPSPVQISAAAPGSAHVSPAVHPHPQAAPPSALLPVMTAVAPQPGLPGNTHAFQTSVAPTQLQPVGQVYPAQTVPYMGSSDVTSFLMTEARQHNTEIRLSVGKVADKVDQLASKIDDLQRQGSLSMSVPSMSMETSMIMHNIQRIIQENECLKKEVFEKSSRIEEQNRKIGELINQNQRYMEQSNLLLEQRNDSLKSSSEQNQARLLQAEQDKVRLTEDLASSTARLSQLQLEASAHQQKAVELQTKLNSALQDSESHCQRIAALQTQLEELKEAAERAQTQYRSEKQQRKEMELRVNNTEEEVQDLKTDKESLERTLSERKRKWQAERQRRDEEVEELRRSNQQELDNLRVQLRKARTSTDNAASEQLCQLQAELEEEWKGKCEQVLASAKEQHGREVAELTEQRDALQEKITQLQEKFTVLKQSRDSEEQSLLQHQGQTEELRALQEKYTALEQQAAAVREKLERRVAELENKLTEQENSGDTAAEVKRVMNGVFHSLRGEFDLGESYSGQAVLGVIVSTIKNVTLQLLSGTERSSPRPSKKVESAEEEEEAESDDAKQKEEKSPQNVHVNGERGVREEEKEEEHEAESKSHQLSEARAHQEVAVVKETETVTDLETQKQSEAVEATDPVSSTESEVQQEQGERSVPQTSTEKKDSSQSAAPEDGPHVSSPAEVRQETQKESEGNEVDKESVNNGEHQEETNSAPQKPFGPPAHPPPPPNALQSSAGEDTSLTGGMGEENGEEPFFQSTTPAKPPAPPSEEEEEDELSLKGRPPPAPLFGDDEEEEDLDWLN; encoded by the exons atgcaaacaggcTGCCCCTCCTCATCCCAGTTCCTTACCATCGGAGATGAGGGCCTCAAGGCTTTCAACATGTCTGTTCTAGGAGATACCAATGACTACCTGTGGAAGGAGTTCCAGGG GGCCAAGTTGGCTTCCCTGTTCGGACTAGACCAAGAAGCCAGTCAGGGGAACGAGTCGTTCCAGTACACGGCGCCCAAACAGCCCAGAAAGAGCTCAAATCCAG CACCAGCTACCCAGAAACCCGCTGCACCACCTGGAGCTCCTGCAGTGTTAATGGCCACAGCGGTCCAAGCCTTCAGATA TATTAACGGACAGTATGTGAAGCAGGGAAAGCTGGGAGCAGCCGTTCTGGGCAACCACACAACAAAAGAG tacAAGCTGCTTCTATACTTGAGCCAGCAGAAACAAGTGACCGCTGCCAAGATTCACATCGGCTTCATTTTCACG GTACAACCAAACAATTACTGCACTTTTTATGATGACCAGAGGCAGAACTGGTCCCTGATGTTTGAATCAGAGAAAGCTTCATCAGACTTCTGCAAAGAG GTATGTTTGGGGAAAGTGAACAGCGCCACCTCCTTGGATACGGTGGTGGTTCAGGAGCTGAGTCTCGGGGAGGGCCAGGCTGTGGAGAACGGAGACTCTCTGGAGGTGGTGTACACAGGCTGGCTCCTGCAGAACCACACCATCGGACAG ATCTTTGACTCCAACCAGAACAAAGACAAGCTGCTACGACTGAAAATTGGAGCTGGAAAAGTGATTAAG GGATGGGAGGAAGGGATGCTGGGGATGAAGAAGGCTGGCCGTCGTCTCGTTATTATCCCACCCAACCTTGCCTATGGATCCAAGGGAATCCCCGACCGCGTCCCGGCTAACAGCACTCTTATTTTTGAAGCAGAGCTTCGACGG GTGAAGTTTTCCAAGGACAGTGGGTCTGATCGGGCCAGTGCCAGCTCCAGAGACTCAGCTGCTCCCTCCCCAGCTCCGTCCCCAGCCCCCAGCATGGAGAATCTGGCTCCAGAGCCCCCAGTACAGATGACTGTCTCGGGCCCAGGCAGACCAGG ggACCCACCGCTTCGTGCAAAGTCGAACTCTCTCAGTGAACAGCTGGCA AATCCAGACGCCACAAAGGCCAAGCTCATCTCTCGCATGGCGAAGATGGGTCAGCCCATGTTGCCCTTCCTGACGGGAGTGGCGAGCCAGCCGGAATCCAGTGACTCTGAGCTGGAG GACACCAGTGGTGGCAGAGCGAAGGATCAGCCTGCTGCTCCGTCTCCAGTGCagatctctgctgctgctccaggtTCAGCACATG TTTCTCCTGCAGTACATCCCCATCCTCAAGCTGCTCCACCTTCTGCCTTACTTCCTGTCATGACCGCTGTTGCCCCACAGCCTGGGTTGCCAGGCAACACCCACGCCTTTCAG ACCTCTGTGGCTCCAACTCAGCTGCAGCCTGTTGGCCAGGTGTACCCTGCACAAACTGTCCCCTACATGG GCTCCAGCGATGTGACTTCCTTCTTGATGACCGAGGCCCGGCAGCACAATACAGAGATCCGGTTATCTGTGGGAAAAGTAGCAGATAAAGTGGATCAGCTGGCCTCAAAG ATAGACGACCTTCAAAGGCAGGGAAGTCTCTCCATGAGTGTTCCTAGTATGTCGATGGAAACCTCCATGATCATGCACAACATCCAAAGAATCATCCAG gagAATGAATGTTTAAAGAAGGAAGTCTTTGAGAAAAGCTCTCGTATTGAGGAGCAAAACCGCAAGATCGGCGAACTCATTAACCAGAACCAGAG GTACATGGAGCAGAGCAACCTGCTTCTGGAGCAGAGGAACGACTCCCTCAAATCCTCCAGTGAACAGAATCAGGCCAGACTGCTGCAGGCCGAGCAGGACAAG GTCCGTCTGACGGAGGATCTGGCTTCGTCCACTGCCCGGTTGTCTCAGCTACAGCTTGAAGCTTCTGCACATCAGCAGAAGGCTGTGGAGCTGCAGACTAAACTGAACTCGGCGCTGCAGGACAGTGAGAGCCACTGCCAACGTATCGCCGCCCTGCAAACACAGCTGGAAG AGCTGaaggaggcagcagagagagCTCAGACTCAGTACCGCTCAGAGAAGCAACAACGCAAAGAGATGGAGCTGAGAGTCAACAACACGGAGGAGGAAGTGCAGGACCTGAAGACTGATAAAGAGAGCCTGGAACGA ACGCTTtcggagaggaagaggaagtggcAGGCTGAGCGTCAGCGTCGGGACGAGGAGGTGGAAGAGCTCCGTAGGAGCAACCAGCAGGAGCTGGACAACCTCAGAGTTCAGCTTCGCAAAGCCAGAACCAGCACTGACAACGCCGCGTCTGAACAG TTGTGTCAGCTGCAGgcggagctggaggaggagtgGAAGGGGAAGTGTGAGCAGGTGTTGGCCTCGGCTAAAGAGCAACATGGCAGAGAGGTGGCTGAGCTGACGGAGCAGAGAGACGCTCTGCAGGAGAAGATCACCCAGCTACAGGAAAAG TTTACGGTTCTCAAGCAGTCAAGAGATTCAGAAGAACAGAGTTTGCTGCAACACCAGGGACAGACTGAGGAGCTGCGGGCGCTTCAGGAAAAA TACACAGCCCTGGAGCAGCAAGCAGCAGCTGTAAGGGAGAAACTGGAGAGAAGAGTGGCTGAACTGGAGAACAAACTGACAGAGCAAGAGAACTCAGGAGATACTGCAGCAGAG GTGAAGCGTGTGATGAACGGTGTGTTTCATTCTCTGCGAGGGGAGTTTGACCTCGGTGAATCTTACAGTGGCCAGGCTGTGCTGGGGGTGATTGTTAGCACCATTAAG aatgTAACTCTGCAGCTGCTCAGCGGCACAGAAAGATCCTCACCGAGACCAAGTAAGAAGGTCGAGtcagcagaggaagaggaggaagcagaaAGTGACGATGcgaaacaaaaagaggagaaatctCCACAGAATGTACATGtgaatggagagagaggagtgagagaggaagaaaaggaggaagagcaCGAGGCCGAATCAAAGTCTCACCAGCTCAGCGAGGCCCGTGCGCATCAGGAAGTAGCAGTGGTGAAGGAGACGGAAACGGTTACTGATTTAGAGACACAAAAGCAGTCTGAAGCTGTAGAGGCGACAGATCCAGTTTCATCCACAGAGTCAGAAGTACAGCAGGAGCAGGGAGAACGCTCTGTTCCTCAAACATctacagagaaaaaagacagcagTCAGTCTGCAGCTCCAGAGGATGGACCTCATGTGAGTTCACCAGCTGAGGTCAGACAGGAAACTCAAAAGGAGTCAGAAGGAAATGAAGTGGATAAGGAGAGTGTGAATAATGGAGAGCATCAAGAAGAAACAAATTCTGCTCCTCAGAAACCCTTCGGACCCCCTGCTcacccacctccaccaccaAATGCACTTCAGAGCAGTGCAGGAGAGGACACGAG TCTGACTGGGGGAATGGGTGAGGAAAATGGAGAGGAGCCATTTTTCCAGAGCACAACTCCTGCCAAACCCCCCGCACCGCCCagcgaggaggaagaggaggatgagctG AGCTTGAAGGGGCGTCCACCACCAGCTCCACTGTTTggtgatgatgaggaagaggaggatctAGACTGGCTGAACTGA